From Pleurodeles waltl isolate 20211129_DDA chromosome 1_1, aPleWal1.hap1.20221129, whole genome shotgun sequence, a single genomic window includes:
- the LOC138291108 gene encoding interleukin-8-like, which translates to MEGKHVLAVLVICLLSVAVTEGMSLARMGTELRCQCIKTESRIIHPKHIQTVELIQSGAHCPNLEVIATLKSGQVVCLDPSAKWVEKIIKRILESSNKEES; encoded by the exons ATGGAAGGAAAACACGTGCTCGCTGTTTTGGTCATTTGTCTGCTGTCTGTGGCCGTGACTGAAG GCATGTCACTGGCAAGAATGGGAACGGAGCTGCGCTGCCAGTGCATTAAGACTGAGTCTAGGATCATCCACCCCAAGCACATTCAGACCGTGGAGCTCATTCAGAGCGGGGCTCACTGCCCGAATCTTGAAGTCAT TGCCACTCTGAAGTCtgggcaggtggtgtgtttggatcCCTCCGCTAAGTGGGTGGAGAAGATCATCAAGAGGATCCTGGAAAG TTCCAACAAAGAAGAATCATAA